One Lactobacillus sp. ESL0785 DNA window includes the following coding sequences:
- a CDS encoding M13 family metallopeptidase yields the protein MKKRSRIIAILTAIIMSGSLVLTNTSNYLSQPVSAATSKSKINQHRSKQVKGKRGGIGNTLKPQIGTRPQDNLYLAVNSKWLKQAKIPVDGTRTGAFDELSTKVNTELSQDMAAFANGKKPLPNIPNFAKAVALYKQARDMDQRNRDGAGPIKQDLAELEDIKDFADFNTKATKLFNETMPLPIGWDVEPDLKNARKNDLYFGAAGTFLPDTTSYQDANAKELLDIFKKQSINLLKLAGVSEAEATTYVENALKFDSKIAQNTKSAEDSAEVTSNYHPMNVKDFEAKFSDFDMAGFLQRAIGKEPDQIIVTDPNFLNNVNKLLNKDNFAEIKGWMIVEFINGVAGNLSQQFIDASAPFAQAESGQKELSSTAKQAFAITDSDYADLIGEYYGQTYFGSAAKKDVTKIVKQILKIYEHRLQKNKWLSKSTRQKAIAKLKTMKVKVGYPGDVTDFYDDIKVVPASQGGSLYANRKAMTIQALKESILELDEPVNRDDWYFTGDEVNAGYNDEQNDITIPAAILQAPFYSKKQSKAANLGGIGAVIGHEISHAFDNNGAKFDKYGSLHNWWTKKDHAAFNKRIKAEIKLFNGIKYGGKKVNGKLTVSENIADQGGLSVAIAAAKKDHVSLRELFKNYARIWRLKASPEVTQGLLATDVHSPNALRANVQVQCQPDFYKVFKVKKTDGMWLPPKKRVLIW from the coding sequence ATGAAGAAAAGATCAAGGATAATAGCGATACTTACTGCTATTATAATGAGTGGTTCTCTTGTTTTAACTAATACTAGTAATTATCTTAGTCAGCCAGTTTCAGCTGCTACTAGTAAAAGTAAAATTAACCAGCACCGCAGTAAGCAAGTTAAAGGAAAACGTGGGGGCATTGGCAATACGCTCAAACCTCAAATCGGTACGCGTCCACAAGATAATTTGTATTTAGCTGTTAATTCTAAATGGCTAAAGCAAGCTAAAATACCAGTAGATGGTACTCGTACTGGTGCTTTTGATGAGCTTTCGACTAAGGTAAATACTGAATTAAGTCAAGATATGGCAGCTTTTGCTAATGGCAAAAAGCCACTGCCGAATATTCCTAATTTTGCTAAGGCTGTTGCTTTATATAAGCAAGCTCGAGATATGGATCAGCGTAATCGCGATGGTGCTGGACCAATTAAACAGGATTTAGCAGAACTAGAAGACATTAAGGATTTTGCTGATTTTAATACTAAAGCAACAAAACTATTTAATGAAACGATGCCGCTGCCAATTGGGTGGGATGTAGAGCCTGATTTGAAAAATGCCCGAAAGAATGACCTCTACTTTGGCGCCGCTGGAACATTTTTACCTGATACTACTAGCTATCAAGATGCTAATGCAAAAGAGTTACTCGATATTTTTAAAAAACAATCTATTAATCTATTAAAATTAGCCGGTGTATCAGAAGCTGAAGCAACTACCTATGTTGAAAATGCGCTTAAGTTTGATAGTAAGATAGCGCAAAATACTAAGTCAGCTGAAGATAGCGCCGAAGTGACTAGCAATTATCATCCAATGAATGTCAAAGATTTTGAGGCGAAATTTAGTGACTTTGATATGGCGGGCTTTTTACAAAGAGCAATTGGTAAAGAACCTGACCAGATTATTGTCACGGATCCGAACTTCTTGAATAATGTTAACAAGTTGCTCAATAAGGATAATTTCGCTGAAATTAAAGGTTGGATGATCGTTGAATTCATTAATGGTGTTGCAGGAAATTTGTCACAGCAATTTATTGACGCCAGCGCACCATTTGCGCAAGCAGAATCTGGTCAAAAGGAATTGTCTTCAACTGCAAAACAGGCATTTGCAATTACAGATAGTGATTATGCTGACCTAATAGGTGAATATTATGGCCAAACCTATTTTGGTTCTGCTGCTAAAAAAGATGTCACTAAGATAGTTAAGCAAATTTTGAAAATTTACGAACATCGTTTGCAAAAAAATAAGTGGCTGTCTAAGTCAACCAGACAAAAGGCAATTGCTAAATTAAAGACAATGAAGGTTAAGGTCGGGTACCCAGGCGATGTTACCGACTTTTATGATGATATAAAAGTGGTTCCGGCAAGCCAAGGTGGTAGTTTGTATGCTAATCGAAAAGCAATGACTATCCAAGCCCTTAAGGAAAGCATCTTAGAGTTAGATGAACCTGTTAATCGTGATGATTGGTATTTCACTGGCGATGAAGTTAATGCAGGCTATAATGATGAACAAAATGATATCACTATTCCTGCAGCTATCTTGCAAGCACCATTTTATAGTAAGAAGCAAAGTAAGGCTGCTAACTTGGGCGGTATTGGCGCAGTTATTGGTCATGAAATATCTCATGCCTTTGATAATAATGGTGCTAAATTTGATAAATATGGTAGTTTGCATAATTGGTGGACTAAAAAAGATCATGCTGCATTTAATAAGCGGATTAAGGCAGAAATCAAATTATTTAATGGTATCAAGTATGGCGGTAAAAAGGTTAACGGTAAGCTGACAGTATCAGAGAATATTGCCGATCAAGGTGGATTATCTGTGGCCATAGCAGCTGCTAAGAAGGATCACGTTAGTTTGCGTGAACTTTTTAAAAATTATGC
- a CDS encoding MFS transporter, translating to MKNQELNNKRKLLLGYTVSGFGDQFYTFAVPLLILAFNHSPVTMGLLTATEYLPTALFGLVIGVLFDIYNKRRVMLITLLAQMGLVLLIPIMIFKQWPFWCLLTAIFVFGTFDLLSWVGYQTMLAESLSAEELAQVSGQVGLVSSIQRMLGPGVASLIINVMGYLSGFSLDSVSFGYLAYIIKDVHEDDVSPKTQNIKDKITAGLKFIWQNQQLKWLIAGFFVANLGFQVVVPMLTFTLKQYLKVSVSMVSVFFTAAAIASILANFIYLHFNQKIKLGLQLIISGSLILAGFMLMLLLNSLLTVTLGYILVSFGSVWSQANFFTIVQALTKKEYRGMVTSAATTLTRIMGAVMAVVSGFLAKIDIHLIFITAASMMLISIYIMCEKHLIKLTL from the coding sequence ATGAAAAATCAAGAATTAAATAATAAAAGAAAATTATTGTTAGGCTATACTGTATCAGGTTTTGGTGACCAGTTTTATACTTTTGCGGTACCATTACTTATTTTAGCGTTTAATCATTCACCAGTGACAATGGGTTTGCTAACGGCAACAGAATATTTGCCAACCGCACTTTTCGGCTTAGTGATTGGGGTTTTGTTTGATATCTATAATAAGCGGCGCGTGATGTTAATCACGCTGCTTGCGCAAATGGGATTGGTATTACTAATTCCAATCATGATTTTTAAGCAGTGGCCTTTTTGGTGTCTTTTGACAGCAATTTTTGTTTTTGGTACCTTTGATTTATTGTCGTGGGTGGGTTATCAGACCATGCTTGCAGAATCATTATCAGCAGAAGAATTAGCTCAGGTTTCTGGCCAAGTAGGTTTAGTTTCATCAATTCAACGAATGTTGGGGCCAGGAGTTGCTTCACTTATTATTAATGTAATGGGTTATCTAAGTGGTTTCTCACTTGATAGTGTTAGCTTTGGCTATCTGGCTTATATAATTAAAGACGTTCATGAAGATGATGTTAGCCCGAAAACGCAAAATATTAAGGATAAAATTACTGCTGGTTTGAAGTTTATTTGGCAGAATCAACAATTGAAATGGTTAATTGCTGGTTTCTTTGTTGCTAATCTTGGGTTTCAGGTAGTAGTACCGATGTTGACTTTTACGTTAAAGCAGTATCTTAAAGTATCAGTCAGCATGGTTAGTGTCTTTTTCACGGCTGCTGCAATTGCTAGTATTCTAGCCAATTTTATTTATTTGCATTTTAATCAAAAAATTAAGCTAGGCCTGCAGCTAATTATTAGTGGTAGTTTGATTTTAGCGGGTTTTATGCTGATGTTGCTGCTTAATTCACTGCTAACGGTTACGCTAGGATATATATTGGTATCCTTTGGCAGTGTCTGGTCACAGGCGAACTTCTTTACGATAGTTCAAGCATTAACTAAAAAAGAATATCGCGGGATGGTAACTTCCGCTGCAACTACTCTAACTAGAATTATGGGAGCAGTGATGGCTGTGGTCAGTGGCTTTCTTGCTAAAATAGATATTCATTTAATTTTTATAACAGCTGCTAGCATGATGCTTATTTCTATTTACATTATGTGTGAAAAGCATCTAATTAAATTAACGCTATAA
- a CDS encoding redox-sensing transcriptional repressor Rex: protein MEKIKIPTATAKRLPLYYRYLIILNESGKEKVSSTELSDAVQVDSASIRRDFSYFGALGKRGYGYDVKSLLSFFKKILNQDTLTNVALVGVGNLGHALLNYNFKRSNNIRISCAFDIDQKITGKILSGVPVYSMAELNKQLSDQQISIAILTVPSSTAQATADEMIDAGIKGIMNFTPIRLSAPSGIRVQNVDLATELQTLIYFLDSDKDRNK, encoded by the coding sequence ATGGAAAAAATCAAAATTCCTACGGCAACAGCTAAGAGATTGCCGCTTTATTATCGGTATTTAATCATCTTAAATGAGAGCGGCAAAGAGAAAGTTTCTTCAACCGAATTGTCTGATGCTGTTCAAGTTGATAGTGCATCAATTCGACGGGACTTTTCTTACTTTGGTGCTTTAGGTAAGCGTGGCTACGGTTACGATGTTAAGAGCTTATTATCGTTTTTTAAAAAAATCTTGAACCAAGATACGCTGACTAATGTTGCTTTAGTAGGTGTGGGTAATTTAGGTCACGCGCTGCTTAATTACAACTTTAAGCGCAGCAATAACATTCGGATTTCTTGTGCATTTGATATTGATCAGAAAATTACAGGTAAAATTTTAAGTGGGGTTCCTGTTTATAGTATGGCGGAACTCAATAAGCAATTAAGTGATCAACAGATTTCCATTGCTATTTTGACAGTTCCTTCATCTACTGCTCAAGCGACGGCTGATGAAATGATTGATGCCGGAATTAAAGGTATTATGAACTTTACGCCGATCCGTCTTTCTGCACCAAGCGGGATTCGTGTGCAAAATGTTGATTTGGCAACGGAATTACAAACGTTAATTTACTTTCTTGATTCTGATAAGGATAGGAATAAGTAA
- a CDS encoding LysR family transcriptional regulator: MNFDHLKIFINLAETLNFSKTAASMSVSQPAVSQAIHSLENEIGFTLFQRTKREVKLTVSGHMFYTKVQLAVKILDKAIFESRENYQREKSSLTIGLTGTSFEAHILPKLIRDYCQLNQDIRVYVEYYDHNQLKQNLIQQTCDVIFTTEDDVVDYKEIAYYSLIKGNFSVAVPSNNLLVRNKKIKLDMLNNQRIILFVNSWCPPEQLKLQNLIKTSCPDAECIIVNNFAAIDTMVESGLGIAVIPDFTEYENHEFFKIIPLDYPVSLSYGAVVLKPPVSISANSFAKWIMKKKLD; encoded by the coding sequence ATGAATTTTGATCATTTAAAAATATTTATTAATTTGGCTGAGACACTAAATTTTTCTAAGACTGCAGCTTCAATGAGTGTTTCTCAGCCAGCAGTGTCACAGGCAATTCACTCGTTAGAAAATGAAATTGGTTTTACACTATTTCAACGAACTAAGCGAGAAGTAAAGTTAACAGTAAGTGGGCATATGTTTTATACAAAAGTTCAGCTTGCTGTTAAAATTTTAGATAAAGCCATTTTTGAAAGTCGCGAAAATTATCAGCGTGAAAAAAGTTCATTGACAATTGGCTTAACTGGGACATCCTTTGAAGCTCATATTTTGCCTAAGTTGATTAGAGATTATTGTCAATTGAATCAAGATATTAGGGTATATGTAGAATATTATGACCATAATCAATTAAAACAAAATTTAATTCAACAAACCTGTGACGTGATTTTTACAACAGAAGATGATGTAGTAGATTATAAAGAAATAGCTTATTACTCTTTAATAAAGGGAAACTTTAGTGTAGCAGTTCCATCAAATAATTTATTAGTCAGAAATAAAAAAATAAAACTTGATATGTTGAATAATCAAAGAATTATTTTATTTGTTAACAGTTGGTGTCCGCCTGAACAATTAAAATTGCAAAATTTAATAAAAACCTCTTGTCCAGATGCTGAATGTATTATTGTTAATAATTTTGCAGCAATCGATACGATGGTTGAATCAGGTTTAGGTATTGCCGTTATACCAGATTTTACTGAATACGAAAATCATGAATTTTTTAAAATCATTCCGTTAGATTATCCTGTTTCATTGTCATATGGTGCAGTTGTTCTTAAACCACCAGTTTCGATTAGTGCTAATAGTTTTGCTAAATGGATAATGAAAAAGAAACTAGATTAA
- a CDS encoding FAD-dependent oxidoreductase: protein MKEINTEVLVVGAGNAGMMAAAAAAEKGAKVTVIEKEDSINLLRVGLAGVGTNAQKRANMTINKYDLVEYLAAFAQHNVDEGLIYHWADHSAEAVNWVEDNILKPHGAHLRAEPDAMVTGHAYQGFATENDPTFDDKTFTSYGKWFIQKVTEMGVDLEFNTELVKLISKNNQVTGVIAHRSQENQDIQINASKGVIICSGGYAANTKLLKKWNPLSLKKNVYNDSPRNTGKGITAAIEIGAIKDEEPAECIFDRGLVPVGKKTEDMYVQTDTYQDWLWLGSHPLLKVNLRGKRFANESVPYQFIVNAASKQPGYLYAMIWDDNYGEYAKQFHTLGCARVGFPGYMASAEKLMADTEQYVKKGLVVKANTIEELAQKLNLPVKNLVNTVKRNNNLVTANIDQDFGKEAYRLTPIEKKPYYGCILGGRVLDTLDGLRINKKMEVLNQDYEPIQHLYAAGNASGGFFFGSYPDRIPGLAASHAQTFGRLAGQQAAEN from the coding sequence ATGAAAGAAATTAATACAGAAGTTCTAGTAGTAGGAGCGGGAAATGCTGGTATGATGGCCGCAGCTGCCGCAGCTGAAAAAGGTGCCAAAGTTACTGTCATTGAAAAAGAAGATTCTATTAACCTATTACGTGTTGGCTTAGCCGGAGTTGGAACTAATGCGCAAAAGCGAGCAAACATGACAATTAATAAATATGATTTAGTCGAATATTTAGCAGCTTTTGCCCAACACAATGTCGATGAAGGCTTAATTTATCATTGGGCTGATCATAGTGCTGAAGCTGTTAACTGGGTTGAAGATAATATTCTGAAACCTCATGGTGCTCATTTACGAGCAGAACCAGATGCTATGGTGACAGGCCACGCATATCAAGGCTTTGCAACAGAGAACGATCCAACTTTTGATGATAAGACTTTTACTTCTTATGGCAAATGGTTTATTCAAAAAGTAACCGAAATGGGTGTAGATTTGGAATTTAACACAGAACTAGTTAAATTAATAAGTAAAAATAACCAAGTTACTGGTGTAATTGCCCATAGAAGTCAAGAAAATCAAGATATCCAAATTAATGCATCTAAAGGTGTAATTATTTGTTCAGGTGGATATGCTGCGAATACAAAATTACTTAAAAAATGGAATCCATTATCTTTAAAGAAGAATGTTTATAATGATAGTCCTCGTAATACAGGTAAAGGTATTACTGCTGCAATAGAAATCGGTGCTATCAAAGATGAAGAACCTGCTGAATGTATTTTTGACCGTGGACTAGTACCTGTAGGTAAAAAGACCGAAGACATGTATGTTCAAACAGATACCTATCAAGATTGGCTTTGGCTTGGCAGTCATCCTTTATTAAAAGTTAATTTACGTGGTAAAAGATTTGCTAATGAATCTGTTCCTTATCAATTTATCGTCAATGCTGCAAGCAAACAACCCGGTTATCTCTATGCAATGATCTGGGATGATAATTATGGTGAATATGCAAAACAATTCCATACTTTAGGTTGTGCTAGAGTAGGCTTCCCTGGTTATATGGCTAGTGCTGAAAAATTGATGGCTGATACTGAACAATATGTTAAAAAAGGACTAGTTGTTAAAGCTAATACAATTGAAGAACTAGCGCAAAAATTAAATTTGCCAGTTAAAAATTTAGTTAATACTGTTAAACGTAATAATAATTTAGTAACAGCCAATATTGATCAAGACTTTGGTAAAGAAGCTTACCGCTTAACACCAATCGAGAAGAAACCATATTATGGTTGTATTTTAGGTGGTCGTGTTCTAGATACACTTGATGGCTTAAGAATTAATAAGAAAATGGAAGTTCTTAACCAAGATTACGAACCCATCCAACACCTTTATGCAGCTGGAAATGCCAGTGGTGGCTTCTTCTTTGGTAGTTATCCAGATCGAATTCCTGGTTTAGCCGCAAGTCATGCTCAAACCTTTGGTCGCTTAGCCGGACAACAAGCTGCTGAAAATTAA
- the abc-f gene encoding ribosomal protection-like ABC-F family protein yields the protein MIIAQGHDLEKQFGANTLFKHVNFSIDANARIGLVGPNGVGKTTLLKIMTGEEDATHGEFTINKGIDVGYIAQENSLNEDKTIWNEMLEVFTQLIKIGERIAVMQEKIANHPEDKALLKQYDQMQFNFEQQGGYTYQADIKSILNGFNFPETTWSKVIGSLSGGEKTRLAFVKLLLRKPPLLLLDEPTNYLDLDTLDWLENFLKGYAGAILVVSHDQYFLDHLANQIFELQFGKLTPFKGNYSNYVAQRELRDRQQEEAYEKQQDKIKKDEEFIQKNIVRATTTKRAQSRRKQLEKIERIKPPKHKNKVRINFKSERPSGKEVLILNHLTIGYPTKTMVKDISFQINKGDRVAVIGPNGIGKSTLLKTIMKELKSKAGSIKYGASLDIGYYDQELQGLEQGKTVLDTIWDRHKTMPERDVRSILASFLFTAKDIDKTVGQLSGGQKARLTLTVLSLEHNNFLLMDEPTNHLDIEAKEVLEQALQKFDGTLLFVSHDRYFINQLANKIVAVKDNHAQIYEGNYSYYLDEQAKQTAANTVTPANQNAQVETTAANSTKLSYQEQKQRDSQKRKLQRQVEDVEAKIEELEQKEQDIQTQMANPDIASDFGKLGPLQEDLTATQTELDKANEAWEQALTELDNFE from the coding sequence ATGATAATTGCACAAGGACACGATTTAGAAAAACAATTCGGTGCCAATACTTTATTTAAACACGTCAACTTTTCAATTGATGCAAATGCACGGATTGGACTCGTTGGTCCCAATGGAGTTGGCAAGACCACTCTACTTAAAATTATGACCGGTGAAGAAGATGCAACTCACGGCGAGTTTACCATTAATAAGGGAATCGACGTTGGTTATATTGCTCAGGAAAATAGTCTAAATGAAGATAAAACAATCTGGAATGAAATGCTGGAGGTTTTTACGCAACTAATCAAGATAGGTGAAAGAATTGCTGTCATGCAAGAAAAAATCGCTAATCATCCTGAAGACAAAGCCTTACTTAAGCAGTATGATCAGATGCAGTTTAACTTTGAACAGCAAGGCGGTTACACTTATCAAGCAGATATTAAGAGCATTCTCAACGGCTTTAACTTTCCGGAAACGACTTGGTCTAAAGTAATCGGCAGTCTTTCTGGTGGGGAAAAAACGCGATTAGCATTTGTTAAATTATTATTACGCAAGCCACCACTATTGCTGCTTGATGAGCCCACAAACTATTTAGATCTTGATACATTAGATTGGTTAGAAAACTTCCTTAAAGGATATGCTGGTGCAATTTTAGTTGTTTCTCATGATCAGTACTTTTTAGATCACTTAGCCAACCAAATTTTCGAATTACAATTTGGTAAATTGACACCTTTTAAAGGTAACTATTCGAATTACGTTGCACAGCGTGAGCTTCGCGACCGCCAACAAGAAGAAGCTTACGAAAAACAACAAGATAAGATTAAAAAAGATGAGGAATTCATTCAAAAAAATATTGTACGGGCAACAACTACTAAACGAGCACAAAGCCGCCGTAAGCAATTAGAAAAAATTGAACGAATTAAGCCACCGAAACACAAAAATAAGGTGCGAATTAATTTCAAAAGTGAACGACCATCAGGCAAGGAAGTACTCATTCTCAACCACTTAACAATTGGTTACCCTACTAAGACAATGGTTAAAGATATTTCATTTCAAATTAACAAGGGTGATCGAGTAGCTGTTATTGGTCCTAACGGCATTGGTAAATCAACCTTGCTTAAGACCATTATGAAGGAATTAAAATCCAAAGCTGGTTCTATTAAATACGGTGCCTCGCTTGATATCGGCTATTACGACCAAGAATTACAGGGCTTAGAACAGGGGAAAACTGTTCTTGATACTATCTGGGATAGACACAAAACAATGCCTGAGCGTGATGTCCGCTCAATCCTTGCTAGCTTTTTATTTACTGCTAAAGATATTGATAAGACTGTCGGCCAATTATCCGGTGGGCAAAAAGCCCGCTTGACTCTAACTGTCTTGTCGCTTGAGCACAATAACTTCTTACTGATGGATGAACCAACCAACCACTTGGATATTGAAGCTAAAGAAGTGCTAGAACAAGCTTTGCAAAAGTTCGACGGTACCTTGCTCTTTGTTTCCCATGATCGGTACTTTATCAATCAACTAGCGAACAAGATTGTTGCCGTCAAAGATAATCATGCCCAAATTTACGAAGGTAACTATTCGTATTACTTAGATGAACAGGCTAAACAAACTGCTGCTAATACCGTAACTCCCGCTAATCAGAATGCACAAGTAGAAACAACAGCTGCTAATTCCACTAAACTATCTTATCAAGAGCAAAAGCAACGCGACTCGCAAAAACGCAAATTGCAACGTCAAGTAGAAGATGTTGAAGCCAAAATTGAAGAATTAGAACAAAAAGAGCAAGACATTCAAACCCAAATGGCTAATCCCGACATTGCTTCTGACTTTGGCAAATTAGGACCATTGCAAGAGGACCTAACGGCCACGCAGACCGAATTAGATAAGGCCAATGAAGCTTGGGAACAGGCATTAACCGAGTTAGATAATTTTGAATAA
- a CDS encoding cellulase family glycosylhydrolase — protein MINFKVNSKEQRSFPHYWELCVGSSHAYTALRADYQKQLEKAHRELGFKYVRFHGIFDDEMSICTEMTGFDGISHGMIYNFENIDTIFDFLLSIGMKPFVELGFMPECLASSKGKIFPYGGNNSMPKSDEKWQELISKFIKHVLKRYGTEEVESWFFEIWNEPNLPLFFAGNKNDYFHLYEITVRAIKAINGNLKVGGPATSFNSWIPEMIDFCEENAVPLDFISTHHYPTDDPLWKSGMDIEEYFSKTHGGDAKYPRGVLKEMTQKTKQQAKNYPLYYTEWNVSAMLGDSIHDEPYASAMIAKTLADNDGLVDGYSFWTFSDIFEEQFQKPNVFHGGFGLQTYQGIAKPAYRIFELFHQLGNIRLQVTSSQPEATAEMLAVKKNGAVQLIIYNHNVPTEEISDLEILIDIEKDYNQKVSSIRIDDDHANAKGYWQEIGVPEYLTLSQIKELDEASSLKVEKLNCENGKIKTVIPANGCMFITIENYFD, from the coding sequence ATGATAAATTTTAAGGTTAATTCAAAAGAGCAGCGTAGTTTTCCTCATTATTGGGAATTATGTGTTGGTAGTAGTCACGCATATACAGCTTTAAGGGCTGACTATCAGAAACAATTGGAGAAAGCACATCGAGAGTTAGGATTTAAATATGTGCGTTTTCACGGTATTTTTGATGATGAAATGAGCATCTGCACAGAAATGACCGGGTTTGATGGAATTTCACATGGTATGATTTATAATTTTGAAAATATTGACACTATTTTTGATTTTTTGCTTTCAATAGGTATGAAACCTTTTGTAGAGTTAGGGTTCATGCCTGAATGTTTGGCATCTAGTAAAGGAAAAATATTCCCTTACGGTGGTAACAATTCTATGCCTAAGTCTGATGAAAAATGGCAAGAATTAATTAGTAAATTTATCAAACATGTTTTAAAAAGATATGGCACAGAAGAAGTAGAATCTTGGTTTTTCGAGATTTGGAACGAACCAAACTTACCATTATTCTTTGCGGGAAATAAAAATGATTACTTTCATTTGTATGAAATAACTGTAAGAGCAATTAAAGCGATTAATGGTAATTTAAAAGTTGGTGGTCCTGCAACTTCCTTTAATTCATGGATTCCAGAGATGATAGATTTTTGTGAAGAAAATGCTGTACCTTTAGATTTTATATCTACCCATCATTATCCAACAGATGATCCACTATGGAAAAGTGGAATGGATATTGAAGAATATTTTAGTAAGACACACGGTGGAGATGCAAAATATCCGCGAGGTGTTCTTAAAGAAATGACGCAAAAAACTAAGCAGCAAGCAAAAAATTATCCGCTTTATTATACGGAATGGAACGTATCTGCTATGCTTGGGGATAGCATTCATGATGAGCCTTATGCTTCTGCAATGATTGCTAAGACATTGGCTGACAATGATGGCTTAGTTGATGGCTATTCATTTTGGACTTTTTCAGATATATTTGAAGAACAATTTCAAAAGCCAAATGTATTTCATGGTGGTTTTGGTTTGCAAACATATCAGGGTATTGCTAAACCTGCATATCGAATTTTTGAACTATTCCATCAATTAGGAAATATCCGTTTACAAGTAACATCTTCGCAACCTGAAGCAACAGCTGAGATGTTAGCAGTAAAGAAAAACGGAGCGGTTCAGTTAATTATATATAATCACAATGTACCAACAGAAGAAATAAGTGACTTAGAAATTTTAATTGATATAGAAAAAGATTATAATCAAAAAGTAAGCTCAATTAGAATTGATGATGATCATGCTAACGCAAAAGGATATTGGCAAGAAATAGGGGTGCCTGAGTATCTTACTTTAAGCCAGATCAAGGAATTAGATGAAGCATCATCTTTAAAAGTTGAAAAACTTAATTGTGAGAATGGAAAAATTAAAACGGTAATTCCTGCTAATGGATGTATGTTTATTACAATAGAAAATTATTTTGATTGA